One segment of Anomalospiza imberbis isolate Cuckoo-Finch-1a 21T00152 chromosome 2, ASM3175350v1, whole genome shotgun sequence DNA contains the following:
- the LOC137469100 gene encoding transmembrane 4 L6 family member 1-like — MCTGKCSKCIGITLVPLAICAIVSNILLYFPNGQVLQFSEITDLVWFFHGILGAGILVILPAFMMLEAGGAGCCANRCGMLLSVILSVLGFAGGAYCVVISLLGLIGGPLCDTGDGEYLYPFRNDTLEDNYLFNQTTWSICKQPENIILWNVVLFSILLIIGVIEAILCFIQVINGLTGFICGTCMRRRKTNISGM; from the exons aTGTGCACGGGGAAGTGTTCAAAGTGCATTGGGATCACCCTCGTCCCACTGGCAATATGTGCCATTGTCTCCAACATTCTCCTGTACTTCCCCAATGGACAAGTACTGCAGTTCAGCGAGATAACTGATTTGGTCTGGTTTTTCCACGGCATTCTGGGAGCTGGGATACTG GTTATTTTGCCGGCATTCATGATGCTGGAAGCAGGTGGAGCAGGATGTTGCGCTAACAGATGTGGG atgctgctgtcagtgatCCTGTCTGTGCTGGGATTCGCAGGAGGAGCATATTGTGTGGTCATCTCTTTGTTGGGTCTGATTGGGGGTCCtctgtgtgacacaggtgatgGAGAATACCTCTACCCTTTCAGGAATGACACTCTGGA AGACAATTATTTGTTTAACCAGACAACATGGAGTATTTGCAAGCAACCTGAAAACATTATCCTTTGGAATGTCGTCCTTTTCTCTATTCTCCTGATCATCGGTGTGATTGAAGCTATTCTTTGCTTCATTCAAGTCATCAATGGACTCACTGGCTTCATATGTGGCACATGTATGAGGAGAAGAAAG acaaatattTCTGGAATGTGA
- the LOC137469101 gene encoding high affinity choline transporter 1-like: MALNIPGLVSLSVFLTLTLATGIWASWKSRKDQQNRNPTEMAMVGGRNIHVFIGLFTATATWVGGAYINSTAEIVYLPSKGLLWVQAPVGFALSLVIGGFFFVNPMRSKNYVTVMDPLQEIYGNVMGTLLFIPPLLGEVFWFAAILASLGATMRVILDIGGSLAITISACTVILYTLLGGLYSVAYTDVIQMVFITLSLWICIPFALVNSATESIYYTATHQSYQDPWIGNIEKQYLGRWLDDFFYLVLGSIPWQTYFQRVLSAASTGQARLISCLSGLGCFAMAIPSVLIGAVAASTDWNQTSYGLPSPFERGESPMILPLVLQHLCPAYISITGLGAIAAAAMSSADSALLSTGSMFAHNIYRKILRKKASETEVLWAMRTSMLVFGAGAAVLAFYSSSVYNLWFLSGELVYAILFPQLCCALFAPSTNTYGSAAGFLVGLLLRLLAGEPALSIPPVIRYPACSLVNGTYSQLFPFKTFTVLLTLGTILAVSHLAKALFQNNLLPRSWDVCNITEGTAILIPLQQVEKQEHFPTTALEENHD, encoded by the exons ATGGCTCTAAATATACCAGGCTTAGTATCTCTGAGTGTATTTCTTACATTAACTTTAGCTACTGGAATTTGGGCTtcttggaaaagcagaaaggatCAGCAGAACAGGAACCCAACAGAGATGGCCATGGTTGGAGGCAGGAATATACATGTTTTCATTGGATTGTTTACTGCAACAG CCACCTGGGTTGGAGGAGCATATATCAACAGCACCGCTGAAATCGTCTATCTGCCTTCAAAAGGATTACTGTGGGTCCAGGCACCTGTGGGATTTGCTTTGTCCCTTGTTATTG GTGGTTTCTTCTTTGTAAATCCAATGAGATCAAAGAATTATGTGACCGTGATGGACCCCCTTCAAGAAATTTATGGGAACGTGATGGGAACCTTACTCTTCATTCCACCACTGCTAGGAGAGGTGTTCTGGTTTGCAGCTATCCTGGCATCCCTGG GAGCAACAATGAGGGTCATCTTGGATATTGGAGGCTCTTTGGCTATCACCATCTCGGCCTGTACTGTCATACTTTACACTCTGCTGGGAGGCCTCTACTCTGTTGCCTACACCGATGTCATCCAGATGGTTTTCATTACCCTCAGCCTG TGGATCTGTATCCCCTTTGCCCTGGTGAATTCTGCGACGGAAAGTATTTATTACACTGCAACCCATCAATCTTACCAAGACCCTTGGATTGGGAATATAGAGAAACAGTATCTTGGAAGGTGGCTGGATGACTTCTTCTACTTG GTGCTTGGGAGCATCCCGTGGCAGACTTACTTCCAAAGGGTGCTCTCTGCTGCCTCGACAGGACAGGCAAGGCTCATCTCCTGCCTCTCAGGACTCGGGTGCTTTGCAATGGCCATCCCCTCGGTGCTCATTGGGGCAGTTGCAGCATCAACAG actGGAATCAGACAAGCTACGGTCTTCCAAGTCCATTCGAGAGAGGGGAGTCACCAATGATCCTACCACTCGTTTTACAACATCTCTGCCCAGCATATATCTCCATTACTGGTTTGGGAGCCATCGCTGCTGCTGCAATGTCTTCTGCAGATTCAGCTCTTCTCTCCACTGGCTCCATGTTCGCTCACAATATCTACAGGAAAATCCTGAGGAAAAAG GCTTCAGAGACAGAGGTGCTGTGGGCCATGAGGACCTCCATGTTAGTGTTTGGGGCCGGGGCTGCTGTTCTGGCTTTTTATTCCAGCTCTGTCTACAACCTCTGGTTCCTCAGTGGGGAGCTGGTGTACGCCATCCTCTTCCCCCAACTCTGCTGTGCCCTTTTTGCACCCAGCACGAACACCTACGGATCAGCTGCTGGCTTCTTGGTTGGGCTCCTGTTGAGGCTACTGGCAGGGGAGCCTGCCCTGAGCATCCCCCCTGTCATCCGCTACCCAGCCTGCTCCCTGGTGAATGGGACTTACAGCCAGCTCTTCCCCTTTAAAACCTTCACTGTGCTTCTTACCTTGGGCACAATCCTTGCTGTTTCACACCTGGCCAAGGCTTTGTTTCAGAACAACCTCCTCCCTCGAAGCTGGGATGTTTGCAATATCACAGAGGGAACAGCCATCCTTATCCCCTTGCAGCAGGTGGAGAAACAGGAGCATTTTCCAACCACTGCACTAGAAGAGAACCATGATTAA